A genomic window from Bacteroidota bacterium includes:
- a CDS encoding TonB-dependent receptor, with the protein MKKYILLTLALLTFSLLNAQYAGVVKGIVLDAKTREPLSFVNIKYENVKTSETKGVLSDEKGQFEVKLTLGTYLFTFTYVGYREELKEIKLEPGHEFREINLQVDMEPPSIGPPVITIVAEYPQAGKMHPVSGTTIAAGKKNDVIYPQNSDANLAQNNTRQIFARVPGLMIWENDGNGTGTSIAARGLSPNRSWEFNNRQNGYDMSSDAFGYPEAYYVPPAEALGRVEIIRGAASLQFGPQLGGMVNYVLQEGSRDKSLTGKVSLSGGSYGMGNAFTSLGGTKGKLNYYGFYNYRRSDGWRENSAYFTNTGYVNVNWLINKRLTIGMQFTGMHYQLQQPGGLTDSLFAADHRASFRERNWFTIRWNMPAVTANYRFDNRTQLSAKLFGLFGERSSVGYTGAANTVDPGTARTVDRDYYTNYGAEVRYLMPFTLLEKESFVSTGLRYYRGNTRREQGKGTDGSDADYSYTATLTRDLDLNAENMAAFAEVLLQLTQRLKVVPGVRYEYIRTSAEGTPALQREERTNGVPLFGVGAEYNFFKGLSERSSLLVAYANWSQSFRPATFNDVWTNQPAVRIDQSLGPVKGQNMDIGIRGEIFKYFYYDVNAFFLLVDGRIGDVSMTDENGNPYLFRTNTGNSTNSGVEWYVEFKPYKIPYRSPHDGKNYSRKNPFGELSIFTAGSHLEAWYTGGANEGKRVEYAPRWNVRAGLMYRYKAVSASFNWNYIDDVYTDARNSAANASGTAGPLPSYQLFDFGCTVTLPKNVVVKAAVNNIADVRYATRRAGGYPGPGIIPGEGRTAMIGVTMNF; encoded by the coding sequence ATGAAAAAATATATACTGCTTACGCTTGCCTTGTTGACCTTCTCGCTGCTGAATGCTCAGTACGCGGGCGTTGTTAAAGGTATCGTGCTGGATGCAAAAACCCGTGAACCACTGTCTTTTGTGAACATAAAGTATGAAAATGTCAAAACCTCCGAGACGAAAGGCGTGCTAAGTGATGAGAAGGGACAATTTGAAGTTAAACTAACACTAGGAACGTATCTGTTTACGTTCACGTATGTGGGTTACAGAGAAGAATTGAAAGAAATTAAACTGGAACCGGGGCATGAATTCAGGGAGATCAATTTACAGGTGGATATGGAGCCCCCATCCATTGGCCCGCCGGTGATTACCATTGTTGCCGAGTATCCGCAGGCGGGAAAAATGCATCCTGTAAGCGGCACTACTATTGCAGCCGGGAAGAAAAACGATGTAATATATCCGCAAAATTCAGATGCCAATCTGGCACAAAACAATACACGCCAGATTTTTGCGCGAGTGCCCGGTTTAATGATTTGGGAAAACGACGGAAACGGTACCGGCACATCCATAGCCGCCCGTGGCCTCAGCCCGAACCGCTCGTGGGAATTTAATAACCGCCAGAACGGCTACGACATGAGTTCGGATGCTTTTGGGTATCCTGAAGCGTATTATGTGCCGCCGGCAGAAGCCTTAGGCCGTGTGGAAATTATTCGTGGCGCGGCGTCGTTGCAGTTTGGGCCGCAGCTTGGCGGCATGGTGAATTATGTGTTGCAGGAAGGCTCACGCGATAAATCACTTACAGGAAAAGTAAGCCTGAGCGGCGGCTCTTACGGCATGGGCAATGCGTTTACCTCGCTGGGTGGCACAAAAGGAAAACTGAATTACTATGGTTTTTACAATTACCGCCGTTCCGACGGATGGCGCGAAAACAGTGCCTATTTCACCAACACCGGTTATGTAAATGTAAACTGGCTGATAAACAAACGTCTTACCATTGGCATGCAGTTTACCGGCATGCACTATCAGCTGCAGCAGCCCGGTGGCCTAACTGATTCGCTGTTTGCTGCAGATCACCGCGCATCGTTCCGCGAGCGCAACTGGTTTACGATTCGCTGGAACATGCCTGCCGTAACAGCCAATTACCGTTTCGATAACCGCACGCAACTCAGTGCAAAACTCTTTGGTCTGTTTGGCGAACGCAGCAGCGTAGGTTACACTGGTGCCGCAAATACAGTTGATCCCGGCACGGCTCGCACGGTTGACCGCGATTATTACACCAACTACGGTGCAGAAGTGCGTTACCTCATGCCGTTTACACTGCTCGAAAAGGAATCGTTTGTAAGCACCGGTCTGCGCTACTACCGCGGCAACACCCGCCGTGAGCAGGGCAAAGGCACCGATGGAAGCGATGCCGATTACAGCTACACCGCCACACTTACCCGCGATCTCGACCTGAACGCCGAAAACATGGCCGCCTTTGCCGAAGTACTTCTGCAACTTACTCAAAGGCTGAAAGTAGTGCCCGGCGTGCGTTACGAATACATCCGCACCTCGGCCGAAGGCACACCCGCCTTGCAGCGCGAAGAACGCACCAACGGCGTGCCTCTTTTCGGAGTGGGTGCGGAGTATAATTTTTTTAAGGGTTTGTCAGAACGCTCATCGCTTCTTGTGGCGTATGCCAACTGGTCGCAGTCATTCCGTCCTGCCACGTTTAACGATGTATGGACCAACCAGCCTGCGGTGCGTATCGACCAGAGTCTGGGCCCGGTAAAAGGCCAGAATATGGACATCGGTATCCGTGGTGAGATTTTCAAATACTTTTACTACGATGTAAATGCGTTCTTCCTGCTGGTTGACGGCCGCATAGGCGATGTATCGATGACTGACGAAAACGGTAATCCGTATCTGTTTCGTACCAACACCGGCAACAGCACCAACAGCGGCGTAGAATGGTATGTGGAATTTAAACCCTACAAAATTCCCTATCGCAGCCCGCACGACGGAAAGAACTACAGTCGTAAAAACCCGTTCGGTGAGCTCAGTATTTTCACCGCAGGCAGCCACCTCGAAGCCTGGTACACCGGTGGCGCCAACGAAGGCAAACGCGTAGAATATGCGCCGCGCTGGAATGTGCGTGCAGGGTTGATGTATCGCTACAAAGCAGTGAGCGCGTCGTTCAACTGGAACTATATCGACGATGTATATACCGATGCCCGGAACAGCGCTGCAAACGCCTCAGGTACTGCCGGTCCGCTGCCCTCGTACCAGCTTTTTGATTTTGGCTGCACGGTAACTTTGCCCAAAAATGTGGTGGTCAAAGCTGCTGTAAACAACATTGCCGATGTGCGCTATGCCACACGCCGCGCAGGCGGCTATCCAGGCCCCGGCATTATTCCCGGCGAAGGACGTACTGCGATGATTGGTGTTACGATGAATTTCTAA
- a CDS encoding AAA family ATPase, whose protein sequence is MNFAEQILAQFPFEPTDPQRRVVQRLAEFVTDPDPQRVFLLRGYAGTGKTSLVSALVNALPSIRRRCILLAPTGRAAKVLSGYSGQTAWTIHKKIYRPSVSADEGFFALQSNPHRNTLFIVDEASMIGEGGAEKGFTKQSLLDDLMQYVYGGDNCRLLLVGDTAQLPPVGLLHSPALDPEFLKRAYALPVGAFELREVVRQGQESGVLYNATKLRIDIAQGEKSVQPKFELQGYKDVIRIQGGDLLDALEDAYRTYGAEDTIVICRSNKRANLYNQQIRARIRWQEDEISAGDHLMVVKNNYMWLPDESKAGFIANGDAAVIQRIRKYREMHGFRFADVVLQLTDYPEEPELEARIMLDTLHTEAPALTSPQQAQLYESVAEDYLHLPTKRDRYLGMKADPWLNALQVKFGYAVTCHKAQGGQWKAVFIEQGYLTDEMVNQDFLRWLYTALTRTTEKVYLINFNEAFYA, encoded by the coding sequence ATGAATTTCGCCGAACAAATCCTCGCCCAGTTCCCGTTTGAGCCCACCGACCCGCAGCGGCGCGTGGTGCAGCGGCTGGCCGAATTTGTAACCGACCCCGATCCGCAGCGGGTGTTTCTGCTGCGCGGTTATGCCGGTACGGGCAAAACCAGCTTAGTGAGTGCGCTTGTGAATGCCCTGCCGTCAATTCGCCGCCGGTGCATTTTGCTGGCACCTACCGGGCGTGCAGCCAAAGTACTTTCGGGCTACTCAGGGCAAACGGCGTGGACCATTCACAAAAAGATTTACCGTCCTTCGGTTTCGGCCGATGAAGGCTTTTTTGCCTTGCAAAGCAATCCGCACCGCAACACACTTTTTATTGTGGACGAAGCCTCGATGATTGGCGAAGGCGGCGCGGAAAAAGGCTTCACCAAACAGAGCCTGCTTGATGATCTGATGCAGTATGTGTATGGTGGCGATAACTGCCGCCTGCTGCTGGTGGGCGATACGGCACAGCTTCCGCCGGTGGGCCTGCTGCACAGCCCGGCGCTTGATCCTGAGTTTTTGAAACGCGCGTATGCCTTACCTGTAGGCGCTTTCGAGCTGCGCGAAGTGGTGAGACAGGGGCAGGAATCAGGTGTGCTGTACAATGCCACCAAGCTGCGTATCGACATTGCGCAGGGCGAGAAAAGCGTGCAGCCGAAGTTTGAACTGCAAGGCTACAAAGATGTAATCCGCATTCAGGGCGGCGATTTGCTGGATGCGCTCGAAGATGCCTACCGGACATACGGCGCAGAAGATACCATTGTAATTTGCCGTTCAAACAAACGCGCAAACCTTTACAATCAGCAGATCCGCGCGCGCATCCGCTGGCAGGAAGACGAAATTTCGGCCGGCGATCATTTAATGGTCGTAAAGAATAATTACATGTGGCTGCCCGACGAATCGAAAGCGGGCTTTATTGCCAACGGCGATGCCGCCGTGATACAACGCATCCGCAAGTACCGCGAAATGCACGGCTTCCGCTTTGCCGATGTGGTGCTGCAACTCACTGATTACCCCGAAGAACCCGAACTCGAAGCGCGCATCATGCTCGATACGCTGCACACCGAAGCACCCGCGCTTACCAGTCCGCAGCAGGCGCAACTCTACGAAAGTGTGGCCGAAGATTACCTCCATTTACCCACCAAACGCGACCGCTACCTCGGCATGAAAGCCGATCCGTGGCTTAATGCGTTGCAGGTGAAATTCGGCTACGCAGTAACCTGTCACAAAGCGCAGGGCGGGCAGTGGAAAGCCGTGTTTATTGAACAAGGTTACCTGACTGATGAAATGGTGAATCAGGATTTTTTACGCTGGCTTTATACAGCCCTCACGCGTACCACAGAGAAAGTCTATCTCATCAACTTCAACGAAGCATTCTACGCCTGA
- a CDS encoding Fe2+-dependent dioxygenase, whose protein sequence is MNTHPFTILDNLLSPQQLSALDSLIGAANFALPAERDAVRNHLQIAPDDRQVLPQIQQLINQALTQHPMFQALFVPLRMSPFAVSRFDQGHSYGWHIDHPIMGNPPLRTDLAITIFLSEPTACNGGELEIETGSGIQQIKAARGSAVIYSCNNVHRVAEVTSGRRIVAISWLQCAVRDPQQRDILFNLQRVYQSLGEKGQHAPEANLLLQTWSNLMRMWSES, encoded by the coding sequence ATGAACACACACCCCTTCACCATACTCGACAATTTACTTTCGCCGCAGCAGCTTTCCGCGCTCGATTCGCTCATTGGCGCTGCAAACTTCGCACTTCCTGCCGAGCGTGACGCCGTGCGCAACCACCTTCAGATTGCACCCGACGACCGACAGGTGCTGCCGCAGATTCAGCAGCTTATCAATCAGGCGCTCACACAGCATCCCATGTTTCAGGCGTTGTTTGTGCCGCTGCGCATGTCGCCGTTTGCGGTTTCGCGTTTCGATCAGGGCCACAGCTACGGCTGGCATATCGACCATCCGATCATGGGCAATCCGCCGCTGCGCACGGATCTGGCCATTACCATTTTCCTGAGCGAGCCTACCGCCTGCAACGGCGGCGAGCTTGAAATTGAAACCGGCAGCGGCATTCAGCAAATAAAAGCCGCGCGGGGCAGTGCTGTCATCTATTCGTGCAACAATGTACACCGTGTGGCCGAAGTAACTTCCGGCCGCCGCATAGTGGCCATCAGCTGGCTGCAATGCGCCGTGCGCGATCCGCAGCAACGCGATATCCTTTTCAACCTTCAGCGCGTGTATCAGTCGCTCGGCGAAAAAGGCCAGCATGCGCCCGAAGCCAATCTGCTGCTCCAGACCTGGAGCAACCTCATGCGCATGTGGAGCGAAAGCTGA
- a CDS encoding DUF3822 family protein, which translates to MAARTPVPSISFRDSAFDPERSESFCLVLEISAEAISLAVLDNLTNDFLAFEHYPLRKVADEHTLAATVELLAANHDWLTNRFKRTDCILVTERFTLVPAALFDSASAAQYLRFNQPLSEADEVLTDLLRQPDARNIYAVAESLTAVLRRQFAGIRFRNHLSPLIERTLSVNKNAEGRRVLVHIQQQRFDLLISDGGLLLLANTYRYQSAEDVAYYLLFACEQLRLNPEQVPMDIVGEIDPDSGIYKLLTKYVRHVKFGGRPVDARFAAGFGQLLAHWHFNLFALHYYA; encoded by the coding sequence ATGGCCGCCCGAACTCCCGTTCCAAGCATCAGTTTCCGCGATTCTGCCTTCGATCCCGAACGCAGCGAGAGCTTTTGCCTCGTGCTCGAAATTAGTGCCGAAGCCATTTCGCTGGCCGTGCTCGACAATCTCACCAACGATTTTCTTGCGTTTGAGCACTACCCGCTGCGCAAAGTGGCCGATGAGCATACGCTGGCGGCTACGGTAGAACTGCTGGCCGCCAATCACGACTGGCTGACCAACCGTTTCAAGCGCACTGATTGCATACTGGTCACCGAACGCTTTACGCTGGTGCCGGCGGCCTTGTTCGACAGTGCTTCGGCGGCGCAGTATTTACGTTTCAACCAGCCGCTGAGCGAGGCCGACGAAGTGCTTACCGATTTACTTCGCCAGCCCGATGCGCGCAACATATACGCAGTGGCCGAAAGCCTCACGGCCGTGTTGCGCAGGCAGTTTGCCGGCATTCGTTTCCGCAATCACCTCTCGCCGCTCATCGAGCGCACACTCTCGGTAAACAAAAATGCCGAAGGCCGCCGCGTGCTTGTTCACATCCAGCAGCAGCGGTTTGATTTGCTGATCAGCGATGGTGGCCTGCTGCTGCTGGCCAACACCTATCGCTACCAGAGTGCCGAAGATGTGGCCTATTACCTGCTCTTTGCCTGCGAACAGCTGCGCCTCAATCCCGAACAGGTGCCCATGGATATAGTGGGCGAAATTGATCCCGATTCGGGCATTTATAAACTGCTCACCAAATATGTGCGCCATGTAAAATTTGGCGGCCGCCCGGTGGATGCCCGCTTTGCAGCCGGTTTCGGGCAACTGCTTGCACACTGGCATTTTAACCTTTTTGCCCTGCACTACTACGCATGA
- a CDS encoding RsmD family RNA methyltransferase, whose translation MRIISGTHKGRRISAPSNLPVRPTTDFAKEGLFNVLGNRIDFEDETVLDLFAGTGNISYELASRGCKNITCVDTDARCIKFIQDTAAKFEFRSIRTLRSDVFSFIRKGGKPYSLIFADPPFDMTETASLPKLIFDNNLLAPGGLLIIEHPDTTRFTDTSHLKEVRKYGKVHFSFFGDETEGDN comes from the coding sequence ATCCGAATTATAAGCGGCACACACAAAGGCCGCCGCATTTCAGCGCCGTCAAATCTGCCCGTGCGCCCCACCACCGACTTTGCAAAAGAAGGCCTGTTCAACGTGCTCGGCAACCGCATCGACTTTGAAGATGAAACCGTGCTTGATCTGTTTGCCGGCACAGGCAACATCAGCTACGAGCTTGCCTCGCGCGGATGCAAAAACATTACCTGTGTGGACACCGACGCACGCTGCATAAAATTTATTCAGGACACCGCCGCAAAATTTGAGTTCCGCAGCATACGCACCCTGCGCAGCGATGTATTTTCGTTCATCCGCAAAGGCGGTAAACCCTACAGCCTCATCTTCGCCGATCCGCCGTTTGACATGACTGAAACGGCTTCATTACCCAAACTTATTTTCGACAATAATTTACTCGCCCCCGGCGGCTTACTTATTATCGAACATCCCGATACCACACGGTTTACCGACACGTCGCATTTGAAAGAAGTGCGTAAGTACGGGAAGGTGCATTTCAGTTTTTTCGGGGATGAAACGGAAGGAGATAACTAA
- a CDS encoding type II toxin-antitoxin system RelE/ParE family toxin, producing MAKINWSKLAIKDLQSIYNYISLDSALYADRHTEHLINAVDLLETHPLSGRIVPEKGNPAIREIIYGNYRIFYKIQRKNIIILRIHHAARKIS from the coding sequence ATGGCGAAAATAAACTGGTCTAAGCTGGCTATCAAAGATCTCCAATCCATTTATAATTATATTTCCCTTGATTCTGCCCTATATGCAGACAGGCATACAGAACATTTAATTAACGCTGTTGATCTGTTAGAAACACATCCTCTTTCAGGGCGTATTGTTCCGGAAAAAGGAAATCCGGCAATACGTGAAATCATTTACGGCAATTACAGAATTTTCTACAAAATCCAGCGAAAAAATATCATCATTCTTCGTATTCATCACGCAGCAAGAAAAATATCGTAA
- the coaD gene encoding pantetheine-phosphate adenylyltransferase encodes MKKIAIFPGSFDPFTRGHESLVRRVLPLFDELIVAIGINSNKSYFFPLEKRQRWIEQTFADEPKVKVETFSGLTIDYCRKKGSQFIVRGLRTTADLEFEKAIAQMNKAMADEIETLFILPTPELSAINSTIIRDIVRNGGDASKFVPAAINLSE; translated from the coding sequence ATGAAAAAAATAGCCATTTTCCCGGGCTCATTTGATCCCTTTACCCGCGGACATGAATCGCTGGTGCGCCGTGTGCTGCCTTTGTTTGATGAGCTGATTGTGGCCATTGGCATAAACAGCAACAAAAGCTATTTCTTTCCGCTCGAAAAACGGCAGCGGTGGATTGAGCAAACCTTTGCCGACGAACCCAAAGTGAAAGTGGAAACCTTTTCGGGGCTTACCATTGATTACTGCCGCAAAAAAGGTTCGCAGTTTATTGTGCGCGGGCTGCGCACTACGGCTGACCTTGAGTTTGAAAAAGCCATTGCGCAAATGAACAAAGCCATGGCCGATGAAATTGAAACCCTTTTCATTTTGCCCACTCCCGAACTTTCGGCCATCAACTCCACCATTATCCGCGATATTGTGCGCAACGGCGGCGATGCCTCCAAGTTTGTGCCCGCAGCCATTAACCTGAGCGAATAA
- a CDS encoding TlpA family protein disulfide reductase, which produces MFRFLLALLLLSPALKAGKPCTVEGYAKGFEGQMISLHTYEEYITLAERKLGETLIQGDGHFEITYEAEGVERVFVRYAKLRGFFFTEPGRLVRIMCPPRDSARMVNMDVEYETELTCFTEDSTDMNFLAIDFNARFQKFWNKNFSYFVDKNSYHKLDSFHLAMRKHYAFVKNPYFLPWMDFSFASMEDATFHPEKKLAKNYLLGKPIFYNNNEYMNFFNNFFEQYMYMGSIRKEGAGIGAAINQWVSYDSLMNAMKPLRWMGSDTLRELVMLKGLFECYHNPAFIPRNMLSIAQQTTSRSRIPQHREIARRIVAFYTKLKAGSMAAHFEAIDKTGKMIDPVTEFAGKPVYLFFFSEWNTNAQNEMRLMSELHKRYGKKMTFVAVSVGNDTLAWKKFLRENPKYNWVMLHYNFDERTKEAYSIYATPVGFLIDEEGRLLAAPADLPSGGVLEPQIYKLLNPRAAPLRVGER; this is translated from the coding sequence ATGTTTCGTTTTCTGCTTGCCCTGCTGCTGCTTTCGCCCGCACTGAAAGCGGGCAAGCCTTGCACCGTGGAAGGCTACGCCAAAGGCTTTGAAGGGCAAATGATCAGTTTGCACACTTACGAAGAATACATTACCCTGGCCGAACGCAAACTGGGTGAAACACTTATTCAGGGCGATGGTCATTTTGAAATTACCTACGAAGCCGAAGGTGTGGAACGCGTGTTTGTGCGTTATGCCAAACTCCGAGGCTTTTTCTTTACCGAGCCCGGCCGCCTTGTACGTATTATGTGCCCGCCCCGCGATTCGGCCCGTATGGTGAATATGGATGTGGAGTACGAAACCGAACTCACCTGCTTCACCGAAGATTCAACGGATATGAATTTTCTGGCGATCGACTTCAACGCCCGTTTTCAGAAATTCTGGAATAAAAACTTCAGCTATTTCGTCGATAAAAATTCATACCACAAACTCGACTCCTTTCACCTTGCCATGCGCAAGCATTATGCGTTTGTAAAGAATCCGTATTTCCTGCCGTGGATGGATTTTTCGTTTGCTTCGATGGAAGATGCCACCTTTCATCCTGAAAAAAAACTAGCCAAAAACTACCTGCTGGGCAAGCCGATATTTTATAACAATAACGAGTACATGAACTTCTTCAACAATTTCTTTGAGCAGTACATGTACATGGGCAGCATTCGCAAAGAAGGCGCCGGTATTGGTGCGGCCATTAACCAGTGGGTAAGTTATGATTCGCTGATGAATGCCATGAAACCACTGCGCTGGATGGGCAGCGATACCCTGCGCGAACTGGTGATGCTGAAAGGCCTTTTTGAGTGTTACCACAACCCGGCATTTATTCCGCGAAACATGCTGAGTATTGCCCAGCAAACCACCTCGCGAAGCCGTATTCCGCAGCACCGCGAAATTGCCCGCCGCATTGTGGCTTTCTATACCAAACTCAAAGCCGGCAGCATGGCCGCGCATTTCGAAGCCATCGACAAAACCGGCAAAATGATTGATCCGGTTACTGAATTTGCCGGAAAGCCGGTTTATCTTTTCTTCTTCAGCGAATGGAACACCAACGCGCAAAATGAAATGCGCCTGATGAGTGAACTGCATAAACGTTACGGCAAAAAAATGACGTTTGTGGCCGTGTCGGTTGGCAATGATACGCTGGCGTGGAAAAAATTCCTGCGCGAAAACCCGAAATACAACTGGGTAATGCTGCACTACAATTTCGATGAGCGCACAAAAGAAGCATACAGCATTTACGCCACGCCTGTAGGCTTTCTGATTGACGAAGAAGGCCGCCTGCTTGCCGCCCCGGCCGATTTACCCAGCGGCGGTGTACTTGAGCCGCAAATTTACAAGCTGCTCAATCCGCGTGCCGCACCGCTGCGTGTGGGCGAACGATAA
- a CDS encoding 2Fe-2S iron-sulfur cluster binding domain-containing protein, translated as MARFHSLSVKEITRETADCVSIVFDIPEAAKQEFTYIQGQYLTLKLQVGGEELRRSYSLCSSPVADPEVRIAVKKVEGGRASTWLNDSLKAGDKLDVMTPMGNFWSAMDAGNEKHYVLFAGGSGITPMLSILKTVLHSEPKSRITLFYGNRDEQSVIFKAQLDALAAQHGSRFSVFHVLENPAAGTAELYTGMLTEVKVKALIENHVGLNGNNEYFICGPGPMMENVKQVLTQLRVDTKLIHIEYFQAVAEAVQAAESKAATASAAGTSKVTVILDGEEMQFDIAQNGATILDVAYDAGMDVPFACKGGVCCTCRAKVTEGTVRMDQNFALTDDEVAKGYILTCQAHPVSDNVVVNFDEF; from the coding sequence ATGGCTCGTTTTCATTCGCTCAGCGTAAAAGAGATCACCCGCGAAACCGCCGACTGTGTATCAATCGTTTTCGACATTCCGGAAGCGGCAAAGCAGGAGTTTACCTACATTCAGGGGCAATACCTGACGTTGAAACTGCAGGTGGGCGGCGAAGAACTTCGTCGTTCATACTCGCTTTGCAGCAGTCCGGTGGCTGATCCGGAAGTGCGTATTGCGGTAAAAAAAGTGGAGGGCGGCCGTGCGTCAACCTGGCTCAACGATTCGTTGAAAGCGGGTGATAAGTTGGACGTAATGACACCGATGGGCAATTTCTGGTCGGCAATGGATGCCGGAAACGAGAAGCATTATGTGCTTTTTGCAGGCGGCAGCGGCATTACACCTATGCTTTCCATTCTCAAAACCGTGCTGCACAGCGAGCCCAAAAGCCGGATTACACTTTTCTATGGCAACCGCGATGAGCAGTCGGTAATTTTTAAAGCACAGCTTGATGCGCTGGCCGCACAGCATGGCAGCCGTTTCAGCGTGTTTCACGTGCTCGAAAATCCTGCAGCTGGTACAGCCGAACTTTACACCGGCATGCTTACCGAGGTAAAAGTAAAAGCGCTGATCGAAAACCATGTGGGCCTGAACGGTAACAATGAATACTTCATTTGCGGCCCCGGCCCCATGATGGAAAATGTGAAGCAGGTGCTTACACAACTTCGTGTGGATACCAAGCTAATTCATATTGAATATTTTCAGGCAGTAGCTGAAGCCGTGCAGGCTGCCGAAAGCAAAGCCGCCACCGCATCAGCTGCCGGCACCAGCAAAGTCACTGTAATTCTCGATGGCGAAGAAATGCAGTTTGATATTGCCCAAAACGGCGCCACCATTCTCGATGTGGCTTACGATGCGGGCATGGATGTGCCGTTTGCCTGCAAAGGCGGTGTGTGCTGCACCTGCCGCGCCAAAGTAACCGAAGGCACTGTGCGCATGGATCAGAACTTTGCGCTTACCGATGACGAAGTGGCTAAGGGTTACATCCTCACCTGTCAGGCACATCCGGTGTCTGACAATGTGGTGGTGAACTTCGACGAGTTCTAG
- the paaA gene encoding 1,2-phenylacetyl-CoA epoxidase subunit A, whose product MENTIQLEELFDAKLERGEFIEPKDWMPEKYRKTLIRQISQHAHSEVIGMQPEGNWITRAPSLRRKAVLLAKVQDEGGHGLYLYSACETLGISRDEVIQQLQSGKAKYSSIFNYPTLTWADIGAIGWLVDGAAIMNQVMLQRTSYGPYSRAMVRICKEESFHQRQGYEIICALAKGSPEQKAMAQDAINRWWWPTLMMFGPKDAESSNSAESIKWKIKRETNDELRQKFVDRTVPQAEHIGLTVPDKDLKWNAERNSYDFGEIDWEEFWNVVKGNGPCNKMRIENHIRAHEEGKWVREAAAAYAAKKAKAAQVQVA is encoded by the coding sequence ATGGAAAACACCATTCAACTCGAAGAATTATTTGACGCGAAACTCGAACGTGGCGAATTCATCGAGCCGAAAGACTGGATGCCGGAGAAATACCGCAAAACCCTTATCCGCCAGATCTCGCAACATGCCCATTCTGAAGTAATTGGTATGCAGCCCGAGGGCAACTGGATTACCCGCGCCCCGAGTCTGCGCCGCAAAGCCGTACTGCTTGCTAAAGTGCAGGACGAGGGCGGTCATGGTCTTTACCTTTACAGCGCCTGCGAAACGTTAGGCATCAGCCGCGACGAAGTAATACAGCAACTGCAGTCAGGCAAAGCGAAATATTCAAGCATTTTCAATTACCCCACACTTACCTGGGCCGATATCGGCGCCATTGGCTGGTTAGTTGACGGCGCAGCCATTATGAATCAGGTAATGCTGCAACGTACATCCTACGGTCCATACTCGCGCGCTATGGTGCGTATATGCAAGGAAGAAAGTTTCCACCAGCGTCAGGGCTACGAAATTATCTGCGCGCTGGCAAAAGGCTCGCCCGAACAAAAGGCAATGGCGCAGGATGCCATAAACCGCTGGTGGTGGCCCACGCTGATGATGTTTGGCCCGAAAGACGCCGAATCGTCAAACAGCGCCGAATCCATCAAATGGAAAATCAAGCGCGAAACAAACGACGAACTCCGTCAGAAATTTGTAGATCGCACGGTGCCGCAAGCCGAACACATTGGCCTCACCGTTCCTGACAAGGACCTGAAATGGAATGCCGAGCGGAACAGTTATGATTTCGGTGAAATTGACTGGGAAGAGTTCTGGAATGTGGTAAAAGGCAATGGTCCCTGCAACAAAATGCGTATCGAAAACCATATCCGTGCCCACGAAGAAGGCAAATGGGTGCGTGAAGCTGCCGCAGCTTACGCCGCCAAAAAAGCCAAAGCCGCACAGGTGCAGGTAGCCTGA
- the paaB gene encoding 1,2-phenylacetyl-CoA epoxidase subunit B, protein MSSVTDSQWPVWEVFVQTKSGMPHKHCGSVHAPDKEIALQNARDVYTRRSEGTNIWVVPANAITASSPEDIGPFFDPSNDKPYRHPTFYEIPEGVKYM, encoded by the coding sequence ATGAGTTCAGTAACCGATAGTCAATGGCCTGTTTGGGAAGTATTCGTACAAACCAAATCAGGTATGCCGCACAAACACTGCGGCAGTGTACACGCACCCGATAAGGAAATTGCCCTTCAGAATGCGCGCGACGTTTACACCCGCCGCAGCGAAGGCACAAACATCTGGGTTGTTCCGGCCAACGCCATCACGGCATCCAGCCCGGAAGATATTGGCCCGTTCTTCGACCCTTCGAACGACAAGCCGTATCGTCACCCCACGTTTTACGAAATTCCCGAAGGCGTTAAATACATGTAA